The Polyangium aurulentum genomic interval CAGGACGGGATCGCGCAGCATGGCGCGCGCTTCCTCGGCGTCAGTCGGCTCGACCGGCGCCTTATTGTGCGCCACGGCATGGACCGCCCTGGCGAGTCTTACCAAGGCCGGCGTCTTGCTCCAGGTGCCCACGATAACGAGCGCCAGCCCGATGCCGCACGCAACTTGCTCGATCGTAAGAGACGCCGCGGGAGAAGTCGAAGTCGGTCGCGCAGTGCTCTGGGGCGGGGCCGGGCACGCAGCTTCCGGCGGTGCCGCGGTGGTCTGGGGCGCGGCAGGTGGCGCAGCGTTCGGCGTTGCCGCAGCCGCAGCAACGGGCGCTTTGGGGGCAGCCGTGGGCATCGGTACTGCTGCTCCCGGCTCGAGCTCCGCAACGCGGGCGGCCCTGCCGATGACCACCTTTGCGGCGGCATTAAGCACGCCGTCAGAATCGAGCCCGCGACAGAAACCTTCCTTAGTCGCCGGAAGGGCGTTCGACTGCCACAGTAACCGAGCCCGTTCGAGCAGTGCCAAGGATGCGCGAAGCAGGACGGGATCGCGCAGCATGGCGCGCGCTGCCGCAGCGTCAGTCGGCTCGACCGGCGCTTTGTTGTACGCCACGGCATGGACCGCCCTGGCGAGTCTTACCAAGGCCGGCGTCTTGCTCCAGGTCCCCACGATGACGAGCGCCAGCCCGACGCCGCACGCAACCTGCTCGATCGTAAGCGACGGTCGCGCAGTCGCCGCAGTGCTCTGGGGCGGGGCCGGGCAGGCCGCGCCCGGCGGTGCCGTGGTCGTCTGGGGCGCGGCAGGTGGCGCAGCGTTCGGCGTCGCCGCAGTCGCAGCAACGGGCGCGGAAGACTCCTCCGGCAGATCGAGGCACTCCAAGACCCCGTCCGCCATGTCGCCTATACGCCGCTCGTTTTCAGCGAACGCCTTTTGGATCGTGACACCCCACGCGGGATCCGAAAGCGGATCATCGGGCCGAGCGGACGGCGCGACTGCAAAGCAAGTGCGCAGGAACCCGCGCGCGACCATGCTGACGAGCGGATCGGCGAGCGCTTTTCGAGCCGCGGCGCACCATCCTGGATCCGCAACGCTGCGCTCCATCTGTGCGCGGATCTCGGGCGGCAGCGTCGCAGCCACCTCGGGCGCGATGCGCGCTCCGGCCCTCACGCATTCCAGGGAGAGCGCCAGCGCGATCAACTCCGTGGACGACTCGCAGAAGGCGATCACGAGGAGCGCCGTCCCGAGCGTCCCTTCCTGCGCAGCGGGTGCGATCGGCGCGGGCGGCTGTGCAGCTCGGGGCGCCGCAACGGCTTGCGCGGCCTGCGGGGCCGGAGGAGCCTGCACGGGGATGGGCGCGAGCCCGGGTCCGTGCGGCGTGTTCACCCACTGAAAGCCCGGCGGCGCGGCCTGCGGGGCCGGAGGAGCCTGTACGGGGATGGGCGCGAGCCCAGGTCCGTGCGGCGTGTTTACCCACTGAAAGCCAGGCGGTGCGTGCGGGAGTGCCTGTCCGAGGGTTTGCATATGCAAACCCTCAGCAGGGACCCCGTGCAAGTGATTCGCGGGGTACTGCATACAAGAGTCCTAACGGAGCATGATGCATCCGCCGCGAGCATCTTGCCAGTGGAAATCGTCCGCCTCGCGCTGGTTCGTGATTCCGAGCATGCACCTGCCAGGATCCGTCAAATTGACGGCGATTAGCCGCGCGGAGCCGCTCACCACCCGTTCCGAGCCACTGGCTACCCACCGGCTCGAGCCGCAAAAGCCACCGGCTCCCAGTCGCTCCCCTTTGGGGCCGGTGTTCGCAGTGCCGCCCGGCGTGCTCTCGATCACCAATTCCCGTCCAGAGTCGCCCGCAGACGCCTCCGCAGCGTGCCCGGAAATGGGACATGAAAGATCCACCCCCCTCCTCGCGAGCGAAAAGTGGATCGATTTGCGGCTCATCCGGGCTTTTGACCCTTCAAAACAAGGGGGTCACCTCAGAAATCTCCGCTCACGAGCGGCGATTTTGCGCTCCGCGCCCCCCAGTCCCGCGATCCCTCCGGCAAACTAGTGTAACCCCACATCCCGTGAAACGAGCTCCCGGCGGGGGTCTTGCACGAGAGGGCCCTCGAAGCGGGGTAGTGCCGTGCGGTCATCAGCAAAAAAGCGGTTCGCTGAGCGGCTAAAACCGAACCTGACCCCCTAGGAATCAAGGCTCAGATCCGAGTTTGGTCCAGATCGCACGGCGTTTTTGTGCAGAATCACCTCCCGAAACGCAGGAAAGTCGGCTTCGGATAGGCACAAAATTCCCCTGCAATTCTGGGCGGTCAAGCTCTCGCTCCCGCCGACGTCTTAAGGGTCGCACAAAATCCAGCCGATTTCCCGCTCGGGAGCCACTCAACCGCACGCCTGGCAGCCGTGAAACAGCGTTTTCTGCTACTTGGCTCCGAGAACGCGCGAAAAAGTGGTTCGATGAGCGGCCCTGAGCGGATCGCGACCGCATCGAAACAAGGGGGGCGCTCCAGCTCCTCGCATCAAACGCGGCAATCTGAGATCACGTCCGCAAATACTCGTCTTTGCTAGCAAATCCGGTTGACCGTCCCGTTGTCGGATTGGTAGAGTCTACCCTGTCCCAAGCCTTAACCCGCGGCAGGGCCGAAGCCCCCCAGCCGCACCCCAACGATGAACGACCGGCGCTGCGTGCGCGCCAGGGAGGGCGATCTCATGTCCACGACCGGCGTATCAGACCCCGAACGAGCGGAACCCGAGGTCGTCCTCGGAGCTCTCGCCACGCTCGCAGCCTATTTCGCGCGCATCGTGCGCGATGCGGTGCCAGGGAACGCAGCCAACGACACGAGCGAGCGCTACTACGACGCCCGCACATCCCCGATGGGACGGCGCGCCTTCCTGCGGCTCGCACGAGAGAAAGCCTTCCCGACCTTCAAGGCTGGCAAGCGCCTGGTTGCCCGCCGTGCCGACGTCCACGCCTGGATTGAAGCGCAGGAAGGCGCCCGTGCGCCTGCTCCGCGGAAGGCCCCCGAGGTCCCGCGCCACATGAACGCACTGTCCCCCGAGGAGCTGCACGCGCACATGATGGCTCGCGACGAGAAGCCGGCAAAGGGCAGCGCGGCGCGGCGGCAAGGCCCTCCCACGCGTCGAAGTGGTCGCCGATAGGAGAGGCGAGCCCGACAAGACCACGCGCGGCCCGCCGGGCCGATTACCAGGCGGAAAGGCGGCAAGCCGCGGGCAAGCTCGGGCGCAGAGCACCTTGACTCTGGTCCCGTTTTGTGCTCGGCTGTAATGGAAGTAACAAGCAGGCGGGGTCCGCCGGTGCTGGTAACACCGACGGACCCCTAAGCCAAACCCCGGGATCAGCGAGGTAAGGCCTATGGGCACCATAGCGCCCTGTAGGGCGAGATCCAACGTTTTTCAATCCAACCCCTGCGCGGAGGTCCGGTAACCATGGGACGTCCGCGAACGGGAAGCGTACGCAAAGAGGGCGACCACTTCGTCGCCCGTATCTTGCTCGACGGCAAGTACGAGCGAATTCACCTGCCGACAGGGCTGTCAGAAGAGCGCGCCCGCGAGATGGCGCAGTTCTACACCGCCAACCCCGACAAGGCGCGCGAGCGGCTTGCCGAGCAAGGACGCGGCCGCCGCTGCGGGACAGTCGAGCCGAAGGGCGAGACGTTCAACGAATACCTCGAACGCTGGTTAGAGGACCGCGATCGACGCGGATTGTCCGGTATCCAGCGAGACCGCGGCGCGATTCTCAACCGCGTATCGCCGCATATCGGAACCAAGCCGATCGCAGTGATCACGCGACGTGATCTCGAGGCGGTCGTCGAATCCCTCGATCGCGACGTCCTGGAGGGCAAGATCCAGTGGGCCACAGCGGTCCGGGTCTGGGGCTCCACGCGAAAGCTCTTCCGCGATGCTGCCCGCTCCAAGGTCAAGGCCCTACGCGTCCGCGACGACAACCCCGCCGCGGAGGTCGCACCCCCGGACAAGGGGATCGAAAAAGCGATGGTCTACATCTACCCGGACGAATTCTTGCGGCTCGTCGAATGCGAGAAGATCCCCCTTGAATGGCGCCGCATCTTCGCGCTTGCCACGTACCTCTACCTCCGCTTTTCCGAAATCGATCGGCTCCGATGGTCCGACCTCGACCTCGACCGCAGCATCGCTTATATCCAGCGCGGCTTCGACGATTACCGCAAGATCGAGAAGACGCCGAAGGGAGGCAAGACGCGCAAGTTCCACATCGAGCCCAACTTGCTCCCCTTGCTCCGCGTCATGCGCGCCGAGGCGGGCAGCGAGGGCTACGTCTGCCACGACCAGCTCAGCCGCCCCGCCGCGCGTTTCCGCGAGTGCCTGCTCCAGGCGGGGATCACCCGCCCCGAGCTCTTCAAATCCGACGCAACGCACAAGCGGATCACCTTCCACGACCTCCGCGCCACGGGTTGCACGTGGATGGCGCTCCGTGGAGATCAGCCGCTCGTCATACAGCAGCGGGCGGGACACCGGCACTTCTCCACCACGCAGCGCTACATCCGGGAGGCCGAGAGTATCAGCGGCAACGTCGGGCAGCCGTTCCCCCAACTACCTGCCGCCCTGCTCCGCTTCCGCGAGAATCTGGCGGGCAATCTGGCGGAAAGCACGCAACCCTCTGAAATCATTCACCCCGCACGCCCTCGGCAAGGGGATGCAGTAGAGCCGAGCGAGCCGGATTGGGGGGCGATCGGTTCAGAAACGGGGCGGGGAAGCGAGCCGACGGGAGCGCATAGGTACGCGATTTCATCACGCCTGACCCGCTGCGCTCTCCTCGGCGCCCTGAACCTGTGGAGCGAACAGTGAAATCTCTTTTGCACGCAAGCTTTGGTGTGACCCTTTTGGCGATGGTTTCCGCTGCGAGTTGCTCCGATGCGCCCAGCATGGGAACCGGCGGCGCAGGTGGCGCAGGCGGCGGCACGGCGGGGAGCGGCGGGCTCTCCTCCTCTTCGACGGCCGCAATGGGCGGCGCCGGTGGGACGGGCGGCGCAGGGGGAGGCGTGCAGAATTGCGGCGCGGACTCCCAGTGTGATGACGGGATCGCGTGTACGATCGATCGATGCCTGAACGCGGGCCCGTCTCTCGGAACCTGCGCCCACGAAATTCAGACGGAGAACGCGTGTGGCAGCAACGAGGTCTGCGACCCGTCGAAAGGCGGCTGCGTGGACGCGCCTCCTTGCACGATCGACAGCGATTGCAAGGGGGTATTCGGCAGCGGGCCCTGCATCGCCCTCGTCTACTGCGGGCCATCCCAGACGTGCCGGTTCGAGCTCCCGGACGTCGACAACGACGATCACATGCCCATGGAATGCGGCGGCGACGACTGCGATGACATGCAATCCGCCGCCTACCCCGGCGCGGCCGAAATTTGCGACGGGCTGGACAACAACTGCAACGGACTCGCAGACGGCGAGGACCCCCAAACCGACTACAGCCGGCCGGATGGCTGCGGGACGTGTGGTCTCGACTGCTACGAGGTCCTGCTCCACGTGGACGCCCCGACCGTGAGTTGCAATCCGGGTGACATGCCCGGAAAGGCGCCAGGCACGTGCACCGGTCAATGTACTTGCCTTGCGCCGGACGATTGCTGGTGGGATATCGATCAAACGGACGGCATCGGCTGCGAGTACAAGTGCCAGTTGACGGACCCCGTCGACGTCTGCAACGACGGGCTGGACAACGAGTGCGACGGCAAGATTGACAATGGGCCAGGGTGCCCTTGAACATCCTCGAAGAGGTTGCACTGCGGGAGCACTGCGGCGGATACTCGCTCCTGTATGCTACTGCCGGTCCAAGAGCGATGCGTGGAGGTCGTGGCCGAGCACGCGGGGATACCCGTGACGCAGGTGCGACCCGAGGCGCGGATCGTCGAAGATCTCGGGCTGCGCACTGAAAGGCTGCTCGCGGCGGTCGAGGAGACGCTCGGCGTCCTCTTCGCCGACGAAGTGGCCGACGAAATTGCGACCGTCGGCGAGCTGCTCGCGATCCTCACCAAGATTCCGAAGGATCGGATCTGGGAGTGGCCCACTCGCCCCGCGCGCAGCCCCGTCGCGCCCGATCGTCGCTCGGTGCGCGGCTGCCTCGAGCACCTCGCGCGTGGCGGCGCCGTGATGTACGCCCGTCGCGTCTACCGGAGCGATGCCATTCTGCTTCCGGTCTGGCTCGAGCGAGGGCAGGACGCCGCCGGCGAGCTGGACGGCCCCTTCACGCGCCGTGACGGCGTGCCGATGCTCCGCGACGTCGCCCTCGTCGGCATTCCGAGCCACGTCACCTTGCACGAGGGACAGCACTATCGCGTCGAAGGCTGGTTGCGCCATGCCCCCGATGGGCGCCCGCGGCTCGAGGTCTTCACCATCGACGCGCTCGAACATGCGCTGCCCGCATCCCTCGGCGCGTGGGACATTGCCGTGCATCGCTCGTGCACGTGGAGGGAGGGGGAGCGTCATTGCGCGGCTGGTTTCGACGCGGTGCTCGGTTCGATGGGCGGTCGCCTCTGCGCCGCAGTGCTCGAAACGGGCGGCTCGTCTCATGGGGCCGAGGCGCTGGAGGACGTGCGCGCACTCTGGATCCGGCACGTGGAGGCGGAGGAGGTCCGGGCGCCGTTTGTCGTGTGGAACGAGCTCCCGAGGAGCCTCCTGAAGCCGTGCTCCTTCGAGGCGTTGCCGCGCGAGGTGCCCGCCCTGCACGACGCGCTCGAACGGCGCCTCGTCCAGACTGCGGATTTCGCGTGCGACCGGCGACCGGTGCTCGTCCACGGCTGCGTGCTCGTGATTGAAGGCCGCCGCGTCCGCGTGTCGCGGGTCGGGCTCCTGCGCGTGGTGGTGGTGCGAGACGATCACGTGGACGTCGTGGCGTGGGAGCATTCGTTGGCGCGCCAGTTCTTCGACATCCACGGCGAATACCCTACCAATTTCGCGAACGTCGTCCTGTCCGGCTTCGTGCCGCAGGACCTGTACCAGCACCGCGAAGCGCCTTGCGAATTCGAGCTGCCGCCGGGGGCGCGCTTGATGATCGTCGAGGGGGACGCGCTGATGGCGGATCGTTCTGCATTCGACGAGGTCGTGCGGCGCGCGACGCCGGAGGCGATCGCTGCCGGGATCGCCGAGCTTTCCGAGCTCGCCAGTCGCGCGGCCTCGCGTCTGGAGACGCGCTGGGGTTTTTTCTGTCTCTCGCCGCGAGAGCCCGCGGCGCAGGCGAGCGCTGCCGAGCCACGCGAGGAGGAGGACCCCTCGGGGTGGGTTTTTCGACAACGCGATCGATACGTGCGCGAGGGGCTGCTTCCGAAATGGTCGAACCCCGCGCCTCCGCACCTGGTGCGCAGGCTCGCGCGTTCGAAGTGGCTCACCGTGGACGCGCGCCAGGTCGAGCCAGTGCATTTCGAGGATCCGCGCTTCGACGGGATGCGCCTGTTCTGCCCGCCGAACACGCCCAAGCTCGTCGAGGGCGAGATGTACCGCGTGGAAGGCTGGGTCGAGGCCCCGGAGGATTCGGAGCCGTTCGCCGCGCGCATTCATGCCTCGGCCATCGAGGCGCGCCGCGCCGCGCCCGTGCGGCATTTCGGAGCGTTGCGCGTGCAGGCTCATCGAGGGCGTATACGGCGCAGCAAGGCCGACGCAGATCACGTGTCGCCGCCCATCTCGTGCTTCGACGCGCTGGCGGTGCCCGAAAGCAGCGGCGTGTCGATCGTGTGCTTGGCGACGCCCCCGGAGGCTACGACGCGCGCGCACGAGCGGTGCCGCGTGGCATTGCGTTCGCTCGTACCGGGGGGCGGTGCGCCGTCGCTGTTCACGTTATGCGACGAGGTCGACGCACCGCTCGACGTGGAGCTCGCGCCGCTCGCCGAAGACGACGGGCGGGGCCCAGGCCTGAAAGACCGCGTGCTCCGGGCGCTCGCCCCGCTCGCAATCGACGCGCTCACCATTGCGCGTTTCGAATCTGGCCGTCTGTGGCTCTCGCTCGGCGCACGGACGCGTGCGTGGCGCGTTCGCGTGGGCGGGCTCGAAGAGATTGCACCCGACGAGGCAGGGTGGGTGCCCTTCGGGGAGGACGACCGACTCGTGATTGCGTGGGGCGACGTGATCGACGTGCCTGCTTCGACGTGGGATGCCTGCGTGTCGGGCAGCGCCGCCGCGCTTGCTCGTGCCTTCGAGACGTGGCCCTCGCTCGACGCAGGCGCCTGGGGCTTCGTGTGGGTCGATGCGCGCGCTCGCGGCGCTGGCGGACCTTAGCGCTCTGCATATTGCCTCCGCAACCCCGCGGGTCATCCGGGAGGACAACGCGAGACGATGCCGCAAGCTACGGAGGCGAGCCAGGGTTTTTGCCTGACTTCTCCCTCATCGACGCCACCCAAGCATTCACGGCGCGCAGATCCGGGAGCATGCCCCGGTCGAGCGCTTGTTTCAGCGTGGGAGCAGCACGGTCTTGGCGACCGATGATGAAGTCCAGCTTCGCTCCGTCTCGGCCTGTGGTGGGCCAATCGATGCTCATTGCCGGGTCGAGCGAGTTGATTCTGTGCTCCCGCCCGGCGACGTAGGGCTGTGAGCACGCGTAAACCAGAACGGAGCGATCCTCGAGAGAGACGTAGCCATGCCCGAGCCCCTCGCCCAGGTAAACGGCCCGGCGGCTCTGGTCATCGAGCAGCACGCCTTCCCATTTGCCGAACGTCGGCGAGCCGACCCGAAGATCGACGACCACGTCCCAGACTGCGCCGGCGACGCAGGTGATGTACTTGGCTTGCCCCGGGGGGACATCACCGAAATGGATTCCACGCAGAGTCCCGGCCGTCGCGACCGAGACGTTCAGGTGACCCAGGGATATTGGGTGCCCGACCGCCTCGGCGAACTCCGGTGCACTGTAGGGCTCCACGAAGGTCCCAGCGCTCCCGGTGTGCACCTGCGGGGCGAATTCCCACGCGCCTGATATGCCAAGCTGACGCGATTCCATCGAAGCTCTCCCTTCAGGTGCGGTGACCTGCATCGGCGACGGTCGGTTCGACCGTGATCTCGACGCGGCTCGAAAGCTCATCCGCACGTCGATTAACGGCGCGCTCGTCCGTGCCCGTGACGATGAAGTGGCCGATGCGGCCCTTGTTGCTCTCCGGGCCGCTCACGATCGAGCCTATCTCGCGGCTGAGCGTCACGATCGGCACGTCATCGCCGACCTCTGGCATGTTCTTCACGGCCACGAGCCTCCCCCCTGCGGGACAGAGGAACAGGCGTATGGTCGCATAGGAGCTACGCAATGGTTCGACGCTCATCGGGACCCCGAGGGCGACGTTGACGGTCGCTTCGGGCAGATTGATGCCCAGAGCAAGGTCGACGAGAGTCCCAATGCGGCCAGCGCCGATCCGTGACGCGACCTCGATGACTGCACAGCTTCCGTCAGGCCGCACCTTGACCTCGGTATGAGAGATGCTGTTGAGAATGCCGACCGCTCGGATGGCCTTGCTCACTTCGCCCAGAATTCGTTCATCCAAAGCATCCTCGAGCCGCGCTGGGACCGAGTGGCCGATCTCCACTCGAAAAGCCCCGGCGGTCGTGATCTTTCGTGTGACGCAAATGTGCCTGGTGCGTCCATTCTGTGTCACGGATTCGACGCTGTACTCGTCGCCGTCGACGTACTCCTGCACGATGACCCGCTTGTCGAGTGGGATGTCGTAGGTTCCCTCCTGGAACTGGACGCGAGCGAAGGCGGCAGGCAACTCATTCTTGGCGGACACGATGCTCACGCCTTTCGATCCGGCGTTCTCGGCCGGCTTGACCACGAGGGGAAAGGAGAGCTGTTGCTTGCGGATGATCTCGTGCAGATCGTCCTCGCTCTCCACGACGAAGGTCCTGGGCATGGCGACACCGCAGCGCTCGAACCGATTCGCCATGCCAACCTTGCTGCGTGGCGCCGTGGCGAACTCCACCAGATTTCCTGGCAAGGACAGGGCTGCGCATGCGCGCGTCACGAGCGGCGTCAAAAACTCGTTCGTCGTAACAATCCCGTTGATTCGACGATCGACGGCATGGTCGACGATCTGCGACACGGCCCCGCTGCTCGAGAAGTCGATGACGAAGTCATCGGCAATCCCGTCCATTTTGTCGCCCGGTGAATGCTTTGTGACGTGGGACGCAGAGAAAACGCCGTGTCCCAGCCTGCCGGCAGCGTTGACCAGGTCCTGGCTGTCTGGACCTGACGGCGCAAGAATCAGAAGGCGGCTCATCGATTCCTCCACAACGGACGGGTATGCAAAGCTAGCTCGTCTCGAACCTGCATCGGAGGGACTACCCTCGATACCGAATCTGCACGCGTTTCAAGTGGCGGGCTG includes:
- a CDS encoding tyrosine-type recombinase/integrase, with the translated sequence MGRPRTGSVRKEGDHFVARILLDGKYERIHLPTGLSEERAREMAQFYTANPDKARERLAEQGRGRRCGTVEPKGETFNEYLERWLEDRDRRGLSGIQRDRGAILNRVSPHIGTKPIAVITRRDLEAVVESLDRDVLEGKIQWATAVRVWGSTRKLFRDAARSKVKALRVRDDNPAAEVAPPDKGIEKAMVYIYPDEFLRLVECEKIPLEWRRIFALATYLYLRFSEIDRLRWSDLDLDRSIAYIQRGFDDYRKIEKTPKGGKTRKFHIEPNLLPLLRVMRAEAGSEGYVCHDQLSRPAARFRECLLQAGITRPELFKSDATHKRITFHDLRATGCTWMALRGDQPLVIQQRAGHRHFSTTQRYIREAESISGNVGQPFPQLPAALLRFRENLAGNLAESTQPSEIIHPARPRQGDAVEPSEPDWGAIGSETGRGSEPTGAHRYAISSRLTRCALLGALNLWSEQ
- a CDS encoding ATP-grasp domain-containing protein, with protein sequence MSRLLILAPSGPDSQDLVNAAGRLGHGVFSASHVTKHSPGDKMDGIADDFVIDFSSSGAVSQIVDHAVDRRINGIVTTNEFLTPLVTRACAALSLPGNLVEFATAPRSKVGMANRFERCGVAMPRTFVVESEDDLHEIIRKQQLSFPLVVKPAENAGSKGVSIVSAKNELPAAFARVQFQEGTYDIPLDKRVIVQEYVDGDEYSVESVTQNGRTRHICVTRKITTAGAFRVEIGHSVPARLEDALDERILGEVSKAIRAVGILNSISHTEVKVRPDGSCAVIEVASRIGAGRIGTLVDLALGINLPEATVNVALGVPMSVEPLRSSYATIRLFLCPAGGRLVAVKNMPEVGDDVPIVTLSREIGSIVSGPESNKGRIGHFIVTGTDERAVNRRADELSSRVEITVEPTVADAGHRT
- a CDS encoding dTDP-4-dehydrorhamnose 3,5-epimerase family protein; this translates as MESRQLGISGAWEFAPQVHTGSAGTFVEPYSAPEFAEAVGHPISLGHLNVSVATAGTLRGIHFGDVPPGQAKYITCVAGAVWDVVVDLRVGSPTFGKWEGVLLDDQSRRAVYLGEGLGHGYVSLEDRSVLVYACSQPYVAGREHRINSLDPAMSIDWPTTGRDGAKLDFIIGRQDRAAPTLKQALDRGMLPDLRAVNAWVASMREKSGKNPGSPP
- a CDS encoding putative metal-binding motif-containing protein encodes the protein MGTGGAGGAGGGTAGSGGLSSSSTAAMGGAGGTGGAGGGVQNCGADSQCDDGIACTIDRCLNAGPSLGTCAHEIQTENACGSNEVCDPSKGGCVDAPPCTIDSDCKGVFGSGPCIALVYCGPSQTCRFELPDVDNDDHMPMECGGDDCDDMQSAAYPGAAEICDGLDNNCNGLADGEDPQTDYSRPDGCGTCGLDCYEVLLHVDAPTVSCNPGDMPGKAPGTCTGQCTCLAPDDCWWDIDQTDGIGCEYKCQLTDPVDVCNDGLDNECDGKIDNGPGCP